A segment of the Excalfactoria chinensis isolate bCotChi1 chromosome Z, bCotChi1.hap2, whole genome shotgun sequence genome:
GCAGCCTATAACATGAACTTTTCAGTCCTCTAAAGATATTTGGAAATCCTATGTTTTTGTTGATGGATTTTAGTTAGGAAAGATGATATTGGCTTAACCCTAATGCATGTATATACTGAATGGGTTGTTTAAATTATTATCCAGCAGCTGTTGTTATAACATATAATCACTTTTAAAGTAAGCGAAGGAGATAAATCATGAAATAATGAATATCTGTCAACAGTTCAGATTGTGTCTACTATAATATGTGGAATTTTACATAGTGCATAGTCTCACTGTACTTAAGGTGACAAATGTTGTAGActatatataaaaacatatcTATAAAGATAGTAATCCCAACTGAAGAGGGCAGGAAGCAGTTGACACTCTCTTTACCAACGAGTCAGTCAGAGATAGAGAGTGTAAGCATGAATATGGCACTCGCTTTTTCTCCGATGAATGTCTATATCATGTGTTCTCTGAGAAGTAATGAATGTTTAAACTTCTGGAATGTGTTCTTAACAGAGCTATGCCAATAAGAGAgtgaaaagaccttcaagagAGATCTATTATAGTCCCTAAATACCCCATACATATTAGTTACTCTATTAACTTTGTCTATAAATAGGTGGGTTCTGGTACTGGTTTGAGATTTTGTAAGTTATGAGAGGGTGATGCAGAGTCCTCAGTAAAGTTATTTTGTGGATCGAGACCTGCATCACCAGCAAAACTTACAGCTACACAGGCAATTAAACTTAACTGATTAGAAACAAAGATATTCCTGTTTAGTGGAAATCTAGTCTTCATCCTTCAAGGTCATCATAAAGAACAGGGATCAAAATCTGTCCAAAAATTGAGAGACATTGGCTAACACTGTAGCTCTGTGAAATTCTAAAATAAACTTAATTGTTTAGAATAATAATTTGAAAAGTATGTTGTCTACAGCATACTGAAAAGtacactgcaaaacaaacaggcagtttTTATGTACAGGTAGGATACGATATTTAGCACAATGGAGCTTTGGTCTTCTTCTGAGGCCTTGagattatattaaaataaaataaaataaaataaatacccAACAAAGATAAATGTGTTTCTCACATCTCTAGAGTCTCTTCACTCTGAACTTTCAGAAGTGATGCCTGTTTTCAAGTTGTATAATATCTAACTTTCTATGAGAATTGGCATGAGACATCATTTCCATTCAGCATGTACTCAGATAGGCCAGCAGTTTGCCATCAATGCTCTAGAGTCTGGAACTACAGCATCTTTTTTTACTCTGTCTGCAACAAAATCCATGGCTAGTATGTGGCTCCCTTCAGAGATTTCTCATTTGATGATTTCATTGTTATCTCCCATCTCTCCCTTCTAAATGATGCTGCAGATCTCTGAGGAGGGAAGCAGCGTTGGTACAGCAGCGCAGGcatgaaaaaaacacacaaaaaaatagcAGCTTAGCCTGAACAGTTTTGCAGGAGCTGCAAATTTTGAAGTTACTCCCACAGAACACAAATCAAATCCAACGTGGACAGGTAAAGCAGACTCAAACCTCAtacttccttttctgctttggatAAAATATTACTTCATTAAGTGATCCTGGTTATCACATTTGTGTTGGGCCTGGAGAAAGTTACTGAAGAAATATGTGCATTTAAGCACCTGAAATGCCATATGTGCCAAGATGCCTACCTCGTCTCTGAGATAGTGTACTTCACAGGAACTTTGATTTCTCAGGTGCAGAAACAGGAACAATGCTACGTTATACCCTGTAATCAAgtaagcactgctgcagtggagGGCAATAGCCTCTTCAAAAGGGATAGACAAGGAAGAAGGGGTGGTGGCATGGCTCGCTACAATAGGATGTTTTAGAGTTTAATGCTGGGAATGATAGGGTCAAGTTTTTATGGCTAAGGATCAGGGGGAAGACCAACAAGGCTGACATCCTGATGGGAAACTGATAGACCACCCaaccaggatgaagaggcaGGAGTATTCCACAAGGAGCCACAAGTCACACAACCACCAGCCCTTGTTCTTGTGGGAGACTTCAAATTCCCTGACATTTACTGAAAATAGAGCAGAAAGGAAGTAGTCTAGGAGGCTCCTGGAGTCTGTGCAAGGTAAATTACTGATGCAGCTGATGAGGAAGCATACCATGGATGCTGTCCCACTAGACTTGCTGTTTACAAACAGTGGACAGGTGGGAGGAGACATGGTGGTCAGAAGCCATCTTGGGCACAGCAACCACAAAATGATAGAGTTCTTGATTCTTGATGAAGTCAGGAGGGGAATCAGCTAACCTTCTACCTTAGGCTTCCGGAGGGCAGACTCTGAACTCTTCAAAACAATGGTTAGGAGAATCTCTTGGGAGTCAGTCCAGAAAAGCCAAGGGGTCCAGGAAGGTTGGTCATTCCTCAAGAAGGAAATATGAatgggagctattagtaatatgtaatatgtaatatgggagctattagtaataagtgaacagttggactggatgatttaGATTTACTtttaggtctttcccaaccttggtgattctatgattgattctatgaaaggtGCAGGAACAGGCTGTCCTTGTGCTGTATGATGAGCCAATGGGGAAGAAAACTGGCTTGGTTGAGTGGGAACCTGTTGCTGAGGCTctagttttaaataaataaataaataaatgatgtaaAAAGGAGTTTACCATCTTTGGAAGACAGGTCAGACAACGCAGGAAGAATGTGGGTTATACAGAAAGAAAGTTAAAAGAGGAAAACCCTACAAGAACTTAATTTGGCCACCATTGTTagagataataaaaaatctttttttacaACTATATTAGCAGCAAGAGTACAGTCAAGGAGAATCTCCAGGGGACTATCCCTATCCAGCACAAGTTCCCTACTAAGGCACATGGATGATAGGGATGTGATATGGAATAACCAGCATggtttcaccaagggcaaatcctgcttgaccaaaCTAGTGACTTCCTATGATATAAGTTTATCAAAGGACAaaggaagagccactgatgtcatctatctggcCTTCAGTAAGGCTCTTGATATGgtaccccacaacatccttctctccaaattggaaacATACGGATTTTAAAATCCTCAAATGACCCCCATTTTAACTCAGTCACATTTGTACTCGACTTTTATTAATACCCTAAGTCTTAACCACAAACCGGCTTTTGCCCACCTGTACATTAATAAATTCTTTCAAAATCTTAGCTCCAAACAATGGATTTCAATCTTTGTGATATATTCCAGAAATTACTTGAAATACAATTGAATTTCTTTCCAGCAAttcagcagaaagcaaggcTAAAGAAGCGAAGTAATGCCGCAGTGCGGCTACCCTCTGCCCCACATCATCACAGGGGTGACTCTGATCTTCCAAGCAGCCAGGCCCTGAGAGCACACCCATCACTCACAACCACATGCTGTTGTACAGTCAGCACTGTCTTGGCACAGGgagggcacagtgcagtgccaactcaagttatggcaaataatGCTATGCATTTTGACACATTGCCTCAATATAGTCCCATGAACAGTGGAAAATATGCAGccacattttccatttgataaaggaatttgagaatatttttcaaGATTGCTGATAGAATCATAATTTTTTTGATAATTTGCAAGTCCATtcaacataaataaatacttttttttttttttttttttttttttcccaaatggaATGTACtgagttgcaatcagatatttAACTCAAAAATCGGACCATGTCTCTTTATTAGActtttgcagggaaaaaaaaaacattcctttctTCACAGTCATGCCTTATTCGTGTTGTCACTTTTGGCAGCATGCACACTTGTGAACAACTTTTGTCAATGATAAAGCACAGGAGGAGTAAAATTTCATCGAAAATCTTAGATGAGCACATTGGGAGCTCACTaagaactgcagctgctgccatcaaACCTCACAGATGCACGACAGAGatcacagtgaggcagtaggtggtgtttcagcagtggtggcagcaTCATGGGTTTTTACGAGTGTGTTCATGGCTAGTGAAAACGCTGTGAAACACTGTGCAAAAGGggttttccttttgtctcaAATATTGTTGTGGAACATGAGGACAACTGGAGGCATCTCTGCCTACACAAGGGTATCGGGAATAAAGAAGGTAAGAGGGATGTCTTGAGGCTTATCACTTTCTGGGGTGCTCCAGAGACGCAGTGGCTTGGCCTTGTGTGGAGGCCCCAGCTTCTCTGATGTGGACAAGCCTGCACAGGGCTGTTGCACCTGGCCTGGACATGATGTTACTGTTGGCAACCTAAGAACTGGGCTGTATATAtatggagagagagagactttGCAAAAACGTGTGTTCACGCTTCTCCCTCGTTATGTTTCCCTTCTGCCTGTGATTGATGAAGAGAATCTTCACCCACCATCACTGCTGCCAACCGGACTCTTGAGACATAGTGACACTGAGATGGTAACTATCTGCATTCCTACCACAAATCCTTACTTGTATTTTATTgtactgtttctttctttgtcaccTCATTTTATTTCACCGCTAAGCCATAAATTAATAAACATGTGAATCCTGCCAAGGACACGCCATCCCTACAAGCACCCAGACACCTCGCACAGTCAGCACGGCAGCCCCGGCCggcagaggctgagggaagCGGCGCGGAGGCGGGACGCAGGCCGGCCCTCATCCCGCAGTGCCTCCTGGGAGTGGTAGTGCCCGTTCCCAGGAGGCGGCGGGAAACCCACAGCGCATGCGCACCAAGCACAGCGCCCTTCCTGGAGACGGGCGCTCGGCAGCGTGACTCGTTTTAAATCCCCGCCCTAGTTTTTCTTTCCCGGCGCCGCTCGCTCTGCCGTCCGAGCACGCCGATTGGTGGTTGCCTCTTTCACGTGGTGTCGGCCGTCCAATCAAGCTGCTCACGTGGGCACCGTGCCCTTCCGCTGTCTCTCAGCCCCGCAAGATGGCGGCGTGCAGGGGGTGGCGGTTGATGCGGCACGGCCGCTGCTGGTTCTCGCAGGACCCGTCCGTCCTGCCGCCCGCCCCCCCTCCTGCCCCGCTCTACCCTCCCATCGTGGCGTCCCACACGGCGAAGAGTAAGGCGGCTAAGCGGCGCCGCCTGGAGCTCTTCCACCAGCAGGTGCACGAGGCTGCCACTATCGAGGAAAAGCTGCGGCTGTACGGGAAGCTGCAGCGCCCCAAGTACATGGTTTACCCGCAGACCTTCGCCCTCAACGCCGACCGCTGGTACCGGAGCTTCACCAAGACCGTCTTCGTGCCGGGGCTGCCGCCCAGACCGACAGCGGCGGCCGCGAAAGCACCGCAGCCTGGGGCGGGGGGCGCGGAGGCCTTGCCGCAGGGATCGACAGCGGCGGCTTTGGAGCCGGGAGCGGCGGCACCGCGGGCCGCAGGTTCGATGGAGCCCGCGGCCGGAgcggcagcagagctggagctgggcgCGCTGCGGGACCTCGCGTGCGACGCACTCCTGCAGGAGAGCTTCTACCAGAACAAGAAGCGGCCGTTCCTCTACCGCGACCAGGATCACACGCCCGCGCCTTTCCTCACGCAGCTTGTTTCCTCCCTGGCCGCTTTTCTCTGCAAGCGCAACCCGCTGTTGGCTGCCTCCTCTCTGGGTGCGGAGTGGGGGTGGGTGGTGGGAGAGCGATGCGGGCTTCCTGGGCAGGGCGGTGAGTGCCGCGGGAGTGTCAGTGGTGCAGTGTGTTGGGCACCGCTGTTGCTCTCATCGCTGTTGTCTCATACGGTGTGAGTGGGTTTGGATTTATATTGCTGTCCTGTTAAGTTATTGGGgattaaaatacaaatgtgtGATCTCTGTCTCTGCTCCTTTGCTCTCTTTCAGACCTAAACCCCGAGGTTAACTATTACTGGCATCATGGCGAGGAGGTTGTTGTTCATGGACATCGAAAAGGTAGAGTCGATCCTGTGCGGTTTCAGATAGATGATAAGCCTCACCTCCAGATCCGTGTACCAAAGCAGCTTCCAGAGGTGTGAATATTTTCAACAGCAAATTAATAACgtgtgttttcatttacatttctgttgtTGAAGCCATAGTAGTACGTGGTGTAGTACCT
Coding sequences within it:
- the MRPS30 gene encoding large ribosomal subunit protein mL65 encodes the protein MAACRGWRLMRHGRCWFSQDPSVLPPAPPPAPLYPPIVASHTAKSKAAKRRRLELFHQQVHEAATIEEKLRLYGKLQRPKYMVYPQTFALNADRWYRSFTKTVFVPGLPPRPTAAAAKAPQPGAGGAEALPQGSTAAALEPGAAAPRAAGSMEPAAGAAAELELGALRDLACDALLQESFYQNKKRPFLYRDQDHTPAPFLTQLVSSLAAFLCKRNPLLAASSLDLNPEVNYYWHHGEEVVVHGHRKGRVDPVRFQIDDKPHLQIRVPKQLPEIVPLESDLGDVPIVDHKPSKLPLFKKQYENKVFIGSKVADPCCYGHTQFHLIPDKLKRKRFIVANLEDQIEVVYRANGIASLFAWTAAQAMYQGFWNEADVTRPFVSQAVVTDGKYFAFFCYQLNTLALTAETIQKSSRKNICWGTDSKPLYDVVEDGSVKGFNDEVLLQLVGFLLNRPKEL